A stretch of DNA from Pseudorca crassidens isolate mPseCra1 chromosome X, mPseCra1.hap1, whole genome shotgun sequence:
ACATTTGATCTCATAGAGGGTGTTTTCTGATGTTTAAGGAGAGGGTAGAAGGGGTAGGAAAAGCCTGGCAAGGGAAGATGGAAACAGCACAACAgctattttgcttttaataaagTAAATGTAATGACACTGATGAATAGGAAGGTGACAAACacatcaatatatatttttcttatgaccAGCTGCTTCTTTTCCTGCACCCGGGTCAACAGTCACGCCAGCTCTGTTCTACTATCGCAGAAACACGTTTTTCATACTCCCGCTTGTTCTCCTGGTACAGCTGAGCAGCCTGGCTGTTTGCTGGACTATTGGGATTGGGTTCATCCAAAAGAGACTATAGAGACAATTTGTAAAAAGTCAGTTCCTCAAtgcaaatatacatatacacatggtTGGCTAAAAACTTTGTTCAGGTTTTTCGTACCATCTTATgcaaaacctgaacgaactttctggccaacccaatatgtatATTCAACACACTCGAATTGTCCTAGGTAGCAGCTAAATTTGCTCTCTTAGCATAATAGTCTACAGTTACATTAATCTGCTAGTAGCTAGGCAAACGTGTATGTTTTCTGGTGGGTTAGGTCTTACCTACTTTTTACTTATGACTTTCAAAAACAATTGCTAATATAAACATATCAAAGGCCATAGTCACATTAAGGAAAATTCACCTGTATGGATGTTAAAATGGAAGACACATCATATGTTGGACTCCAACGGTTCTGAAGTATGTCCAGACATATACTACCATCTGCATAGACTAAGAGCATAGAAGTAGGTTATGTTAAACATAACAAAACCATTAAGGTTTTAATATCATAGTCAAGACAAACACAGTCAAGAATACTTTGCTTTTGAGGTTTAAAAAAGACTACTTAGCTGCCTCTTAGTTACCTTCCTAAAAGTGTCATAATCACTACTAGTGAAACAGGATGATCAGAGAATGTCAAACATAATCAGTATAAAACTGGAGGATACCTAATGCTTGTTATTCTGAAAAGACTGCCCTGTTATCCAGGAAACCACGCACAATTTTTAAGAGGGTTCCTCATCATTGACAGACTTATGGGAAATTCACTCCactaaatttttaaactttatctcCTATCTGAAATAACCAAGATAGCTCAGAGTTCACAAGGTTTCATTTTGGTGTGAAGATAAAAATATCTGATACCCTGGAAAATACATTATTAACCTGAATAAAAGGCAACTTGTTCTAGGCTtactactagaaaaaaaaataaaagagcaaaatagTAAGTTAGAATCACCTGTGGCACTTTTCCAATATACCGTATACCTGGACTCAACCACAGAATCTGATATTCAgtgggtctggagtggggccGGGACATCCATGGCTTTTAAATGTCCCACGCTAATGCTGATCTGCATCCAAAGCTGAAAACTATTGCTCTAAATGCTAGTGAAAATAATCACAACACAAAACTACCCCAATATGGCCTTACATTAAAAGGAAACCTCAAGAACATCCTTATTTTTGTTTAGTAAGTAAATGACAAAATCATCAAAACCAGGAGGCTCTCAGATTCCAAGCAAAGGCAATGTCCCTTCACTGCTTCAGTTCTAGGACCACAGACCAAGACAGCAACAGACCACCATGAACAAGTTCAGCTTTCAGGAAACAGCAAGATGCCTAGACAAATACTCAGGTGCTACAGACAAATAGGAAATGTGGAATACCTCCCAAATAAACAGTGTAGTAGTTTGAAATACTGTATTAAAAGTGATACTTGCCATTTGGATGAAACATCTTAGAGACAAATCTAACCGTAGGTGGCTTATTCGGATATTCTTCAGTGAATTCTATTGTAAGCTTAAAGGTTCCTGTAATTAGAAAAGAAAGGGTTAAGAAAACCTACTTATCACTTTGTTCGGTAGtactttgtttttaatactacatgacttcttttttcaaatattatatgaaataatGCAAAGATATAGAGTAGAGAGGAAAGAGACCAGGTAAGAGATACAGCTCCAGAGACTGCCCTAAAAATGGACAGACACTGTAAGAACCATCACTCAAAggtgatttgttttctgtttttccattaTTCTCCCCCAAACTTAAATACAGCCATTTTAAACTCAAAATTACTGCCTGCAGGATAACTTTAGCCACTGTACATTTTGAAGACATCCTTAAAATGACAAGCAACTAGAGCCAAAACGTGGCCTTCCTCCTTGAGAAGACTGAAAGACCTTAATAAAGGCCAATTTTAATCAGCTGTCATCTtaaatggtgatttttaaatgcaCTAGAAAGAATGAGAGCACAAAGTTCAAAAACCAATGCTAGAAATACAAATCAgtaatcaaattatttttaaaatagcaggaAATAAGAAAAGTGTTCACTGGCTCCTCTTCATGTAATAGCAACTCTATAATGAAAACATAATTGAATGTAAGCCAGAAAAAACTTCACAGTCCCTCTTTAAAACCCTCAAGTATGACTCACAAGCTACTTCACTATAAAACCAACTCAATTATTCACACTAATGGTAGGAATTAAtggcaaaaataattaaaaaatcatattagaTTGCATTCATGTCTCCAGTAAATTTCTTTCTAATGATGTTTACGCTACTattgaaacaaattatttttcttgaatatgTGTCAACTAAGGTAGCAGGAGGCCCTAAAGTATACTAAGTTAACAGACTTATttataagaaatggacaaactggatCTCATTCAAGAattgctggggacttccctggcggtccagtgtttaggactctgcgcttctactgcaggggacactggttcgatccctggccggggaactaagatcccacatgccccacagcacgcccccgccccccaccaaaaAAGAATTGTTGGATGTTGTGATTTGgggaaattattttcttcaaaatgttatttttaattgggtttaataaattcaagaaaacaaCTGGGCAATTGTTTTTTCCTGACTGAAATTTCTTGAAGTAATCTTAAGGAATCAGTTATTATCTAAGGTGATGCACGTTCCACTATATTACTCTGGTCCATTTAATAAATTACTTATTCTAATACAATAGACCACACTTCAGATAGAGTATAATTTGTTACTGGTTCCTTCGAGTTAGCAATTTATTTCCTCCTTGCTTCCATTCCTCCTTTccacttaagaaaaaaagactatagggcttccctggtggcaccgtggttgagagtccgcctgccgatgcagggggcacgggtacgtgccccggtccgggaggatcccacatgccacggagcaactaagcccgtgtgccacaaactactgagcctgtgctctagagcccgcgagccacaactactcaagcccgcgtgccacaactaatgaagcccacgcgcctagagcccgtgctctgcaacaagaagccaccgcaatgagaagcccgcgcactgcaacgaagagtaacccccgcttgccgcaactagagaaagcctgtgcagccacaaaaacccaacgcagccaaatataaataaataaatatataaaaattaaaaaatgcaacatATGGAGACATATTATATTCCCCAACTATAGTTACTCCCTAAACTTGAAAGTCAGATCTGAAGTTACTATGTATTATAACTAAggacaaaaagcaaaatattttggaATGGATAAACATGCTATAGTCCATCAGAACACACTTCACCTTTATCACCACCTGGTCATAACTCTTCCTATTTTTGAGGAAGAAAGCATAGTTCTTTCTTTTCAGTTCTATGATATTATAATACGCAAGAAAAAGTGGGAATGAGTGTTAGTTCAAAACTCTGAGCTTCCTTATGTATCTCAAGTATAAACACATTTGGCTCAGTGTTGATACCCGCTTAAATTATAGCTTAGAGATTTATCATCAAGAAATTGCTCTaaaaaaactgctctaaaattgGGCAGATTTAATAGCATGCAGAGCTCCCAGGTACTTTAAATTAAAACCATCATTAAATATGATACCTAAAGGTGGTAAAGTCACACAGAAGGCAGGCGTAGGTGGAAACAGTGGAGTGCAGTGGGGCAGAGCAGAAGCTTTGCagtcagacagatctgggttcaaatccttgctTTGCTACTTGCTAGTTATGAAACCTTTGGGGAAACTGCTCAACTTGAGTAAACctcaagttcctcatctgtaaaatagggttaataatagtacctgctaCATAAcattgttgtgaggtttaaatgagggAAAGATGCACAGTGACACAAAATaagtgcttcataaatattttagttaCAGTAATTCTACAGTTTCATATCTCTAGACCCAGCTGAAGGAGGCAAAACCCAAAAATCCAAACTTCACTATCagtaagaaaaatacaattaatGAATTCAAATATTAAATAGTACTTTCTTTCTGACCTACATCAATCACAGTGAAAGCAAGTTGAGTACATACGCTGGTGGCTCACAAAACCCTTGACTTGAACTTTCTGCCTAATGCTTGCCTAAAAGTTCAATAAGGTGGTTACCTAGCTACCAAAGAAGTTAATCAAGTCTTTAAGAACAGCTCATTTAATATCTTGAGAAGTGAAACCAAGATAATTTATATTCAATGTGAATATAAATTAGGACGTACCTAAATCTTACTCAAAGCACACATTTAAAGGGATATTTCATACTTTTAGCCACCTTAAACAATGAGAACCTCTTTAGTACAACTCTCAATCCAATTTCTGAGGTCCAAAACAAATgttaaggaaatttaaaatctGAGAATTAATACTACGCAATCGAGACTAGAGCTTGTCCTCTGAATATTTAGAAGGCTAGGCTTTAAAATAATTGGAAACTGAAGCCTCACCATTGTTGTATACAATCTGT
This window harbors:
- the UBE2A gene encoding ubiquitin-conjugating enzyme E2 A, translated to MSTPARRRLMRDFKRLQEDPPAGVSGAPSENNIMVWNAVIFGPEGTPFEDGTFKLTIEFTEEYPNKPPTVRFVSKMFHPNVYADGSICLDILQNRWSPTYDVSSILTSIQSLLDEPNPNSPANSQAAQLYQENKREYEKRVSAIVEQSWRDC